The Polaribacter sp. MED152 region TACTAAATCTTGATATTCTTTTGCTGAAAGATGCTCTTTGTACTGTAACCCTTTTCCTGTTTTAAAATACTCGCCAATGGCTTTTTCTCCTGAATGACCAAAAGGAGGATTCCCAATATCATGAGTTACAGATGCTGCTGCAACTATAGCTCCAAAATCGTTAAATGTATAACCTAATTCAACTAAGTTTGGATGACGTTCTAGCAATACTTTACCTACTCTTCTACCTAAAGTTCTACCTACAACAGAAACTTCTAAACTGTGTGTTAAACGTGTATGAACAAAATCGGTTTCTGACAATGGTATTACTTGTGTTTTGTCTTGTAGACTTCTAAATGCTGATGAAAATATGATTCTATCAAAATCTACTTCAAAACCTAAACGTGTTTCATCTTGTGCAATTCTTGGTCTTTTTTGAGTATCACCAAAACGTTTTAGAGAGAGTAATTGTTCCCAGTTCATTTTTAAAATTTAAGATTACCGAAAATACAAAAAGAGAGGCATTTCTACCTCTCTTTTTATCAACTTTTAATTTATGTAAAGTTTGGTTTAAGATCCACACATTAAACAATCATCATCTGGCCCTGCTCCTTTAGAAGCATCTACCATTGCTTTAAATTCTGCAGGCGTCATTGGTTTCTCTTCTTCAATAACCTCTGCCTTTTTCTCTTTAGAAACCGTAAACTGAATTGCATTTACTGCAGATTTAGTTCTTAGGTAATACATTCCTGTTTTTAATCCAGATTTCCAAGCATAGAAATGCATTGATGTTAATTTACCATAATCTGGATCTTTTAAGAATAAGTTTAAAGATTGAGACTGATCGATAAAGTATCCTCTATGACGTGCCATATCAATAATATCTTTCATACTCATTTCCCAAACAGTCTTATACAATTCTCTTAATTCTGAAGGAATTTCTTCTATGTGTTGTATAGAACCATTTGCACGCATAATGCTTTCTTTCATATCATTATCCCACAAACCTAATTCTACCAAGTCTTCTAATAAGTGTTTGTTTACCACAATAAACTCACCAGATAAAACTCTTCTTGTATAAATATTAGAAGTATAAGGCTCAAACGCTTCATTGTTTCCTAATATTTGTGATGTTGATGCAGTTGGCATTGGTGCAACTAATAAAGAGTTTCTAACTCCGTATTTCATTACGTTTTTACGCAATTTATCCCAATCCCAGTTTCCACTTAATTCATTATCATTTACACCCCACATATTAAATTGGAATTCTCCTTCAGACATTGGAGATCCTTTAAATGTAGAATATGGTTCTTTTGCTTTTGCAATTTCCATAGAAGAAGTTACAGCAGCATAATACATTGTTTCAAAAATATCTTGATTCAATTTTTTAGCCTCATCACTGGTAAAAGGCAAACGTAAATTGATAAATGTATCTGCTAAACCTTGAATACCTAAACCAACTGGTCTGTGTCTGAAGTTTGAATTTTCTGCTTCTTTTACTGGGTAAAAGTTTGCATCAATTACTGTATCTAAATTACGAGTAACTTTCTTAGTTACATCGAATAATTTTTTATGATTGAAGTATTTTTCTCCATTTTCTCTTTCAGAAACAAACATTGGCAATGCTATAGAAGCTAAGTTACATACAGCAACTTCGTCTTTTGCAGTGTACTCCATAATTTCTGTACATAAGTTAGAAGAACGAATTGTACCTAAATTTTTCTGGTTTGTTTTTCTGTTTACTGCATCTTTATATAACATATAAGGAGTTCCTGTCTCTATTTGAGATTCTAGAATTTTCTCCCATAATTCACGTGCTTTAATGGTTTTTCTTCCTTTACCAGCAGCTTCGTAACTTGTATACAAACGCTCAAACTCTTCACCATAAGTATCATATAAATGAGGACACTCATGAGGACACATTAATGTCCACTCTCCATCTTCTTGAACACGTTTCATAAATAAATCTGAAATCCACATTGCATAGAATAAATCTCTTGCACGCATTTCTTCTTTACCATGGTTTTTCTTTAAATCTAAAAAGTCGAAAATATCTGCATGCCAAGGTTCTAAATACATTGCAAAAGAACCTTTACGCTTACCTCCACCTTGATCTACATAACGTGCTGTATCATTAAAAACACGTAACATTGGTACAATACCATTACTTGTACCATTTGTACCTGCAATGTAAGAACCTGTAGCTCTAATATTATGTAAAGACAAACCTATACCTCCTGCTGACTGAGAAATTTTAGCTGTTTGTTTTAATGTATCGTAAATACCCTCTATACTATCATCTTGCATTTGTAATAAGAAACAAGAAGACATTTGTGGCTTTGGTGTACCTGAGTTAAAAAGAGTAGGAGTTGCATGTGTAAAATATTTTTTACTCATTAACTCGTAAGTTGCAATTGCTTCATCAATATCATTTTTATGAATACCAATAGAAACACGCATTAACATGTGCTGTGGACGTTCTGCTATTTGACCATTCAACTTTAATAAGTATGAACGTTCTAATGTTTTAAAACCAAAATAATCGTAGTTAAAATCTCTATTATAAATGATGGTAGAATCTAGCTTTTCTGCATTTGCTTTGATAATTTCATATACATCATCTGCCAATAAAGGTGCCTTTTTTTCTGTACGTGGATTTACATAAAAATACAAATCATCCATAGTTTCTGAGAATGACTTCTTAGTATTTTTATGCAAGTTAGAAACTGCAATTCTTGCAGCTAATTTTGCATAATCTGGATGAGCAGTCGTCATGGTTGCAGCTGTTTCTGCAGCTAAATTATCTAGCTCTGAAGTAGTTACACCATCATACAAACCTTCTATAACACGCATGGCCACTTTTACAGGATCAACAATTTTATTTAATCCATAACACATTTTTTTTACTCTAGCAGTGATCTTGTCGAACATCACTGGCTCTTTTTTGCCATCTCTTTTAACTACGTACATAGGTTTGTTTGTTTAATTTATTACTAATTTATTTAGCCGACAAAACATCCACATTTGGCGGCTTTTTATTTTTTTCTGACGAGAAATCATCAGAAGGAATTTATTTGTTGAAGATTTAGTTACTTAAATCTAGAAATCTGAATCGAAACTAATACTACCTGTACCACCAGATTTTACTCCAGCTTTTTGGTATTCTGATACTCTTTTTTCGAAGAAGTTTGTTTTACCTTCTAAAGAAATCATTTCCATAAAATCGAATGGATTGGTAACATCGTATACTTTTTCACAACCGAATTCTAACAATAACCTGTCTGTTACAAATTCTAAGTATTGTGTCATAAGTTTTGCATTCATACCAATTAAACTTACTGGTAATGACTCTGTTACAAACTCTCTTTCAATATCTAAAGCATCTACAATGATTTCTTTAATCCTGTCTTTTGGCACTCTATTTACAATGTGATTGTTGTGTAAGTGGACAGCAAAATCACAGTGCATACCCTCGTCTCTAGAAATCAATTCATTAGAAAAAGTTAAACCAGGTAATAAACCTCTTTTCTTTAACCAGAAGATAGAACAGAACGCTCCTGAAAAGAAGATACCTTCTACTGCTGCAAAAGCAATTAAACGCTCTGCAAAAGATTCTGATTCAATCCACTTTAAAGCCCAATCTGCCTTTTTCTTAATTGCAGGAAAAACTTCAATTGCTCTAAATAACCTGTCTTTTTCTACTTCATCTTTTACATAAGTATCAATTAGTAAAGAGTAGGTTTCTGAATGAATGTTCTCCATCATGATTTGAAAACCATAGAAAAATTTAGCTTCTGAATATTGCACTTCGTTCACAAAGTTTTCTGCTAAGTTTTCATTTACAATACCATCTGATGCTGCAAAAAATGCTAAGATGTGCTTAATGAAATAACGCTCATCATCTGTTAATTTGGTTGTCCAGTCTACTAAATCTGAATGCAAATCAATTTCTTCAGCTGTCCAAAAACAAGCCTGCTGTTTTTTATACCATTCCCATAAATCGTTATGTTGAATAGGGAAAATTACAAAGCGGTTATCATTTGGTTGTAAAATTGGTTCTTGTTTAGACATTGTGTTGTGTAATTTGAGCGTTATTGAATGTTATTTAATCGTTAAGAACGACCTCTACAAATATTGAAAATTTTGTTCCAAAAAGAAAGTCTTACTTATTCACAAATCCCTTGAAGTTTTTAACAAAATGAAAAAAAGTAGAAAAAATAGCCATTTTTAAAATTTATATAAATATCTCATTATCAGTTTTTTAAAATGTTAAAAAATCCTTAAAGCCTAATTCTATTGACATTCTTAAAAACGCGCTTCAGAATTTTATTTTTTAAATTTTGAAACGAATTAAAATTCAGAAAATTAAATTTTAACGTTAAACAAAATGATTAATTTTTAGAAAATGCAAAACATAGACCTTTATATAGTATCTTTGTTTCATTATTAACATTTATTTATAACAAAGTGAAAAACGGAACAGTAAAATTCTTCAACGAATCTAAAGGATTTGGATTTGTAATTGAAGACGGTTCAAAAACAGAGTATTTTGTACACGTATCAGGTTTAATTGACGAGATTAGAGAAGGTGATGCAGTAGAATTTGACCTGAAAGAAGGTAGAAAAGGTTTAAACGCAGTAGACGTTAGAGTTATCTAATTATATTATTTAGAATTTTTTTACATAAGAACAAGTCGCTTAATTTTTTTTAAGCGACTTTTTTTTGCCTTATTTTTGCATAAATATTTTATTAGGCATGAAAAAAAGGTTTCCACAAATTGTACAAATTGCTATTATTTCTCTGTACCTTATTTTTCTAGCAGGCTCTATTGTTAGAATGACTGGTTCTGGAATGGGTTGCCCAGATTGGCCTAAATGTTTTGGCTATTATATACCACCAACATCTGAAGAGCAAATAACTTGGAAACCAAATACCGAGTTTAAAGAAGGCTTTATCATAATAAAAGACGAAGTTTTATTCGTAGCCGAAAAAGACCTTACAACATCTAATGAATTTGATGCTGATAATTGGTCTGAATACACAAAACATGATTACAACATTTTTAATGTCTATCATACTTGGACAGAGTACATCAATAGACTAGTATCAGTATTAGCAGGCTTTGTATTTCTGTTTCTAATTTATGGTTCTACTAAATATTGGAAAGAGAATAAAACCATCACCTTTTTATCTTTTGGTGCCTTTTTCTTGATGCTATTTGAAGCTTGGCTTGGTAAAACAGTTATAGAAAGCAACTTAACACCTACTATCATTACCATACACATGGTTGTTGGCTTGATAATTATTGCTCTTCTTTTGAACTTAAAATACATTATTTCAGATCAAAAAACTTATCCTTATAACTCACTATTTAATAAATTACTTATTGTTTCTGTGATATTTTCTTTGATACAAATTGCAATGGGTACTCAAGTAAGACAATTTATAGACGAGCAAGTAAAACTATTTGGTTTCGAAAATAAGAACCATAGTTTAATGAACCCAAGTTTTAAATTTTACTTTCATAGATCGTTTACAATTGCAATTGTTTTGGTAAACTTTGGCTTATTTTACATCAATCAAATAAAAAAATTAGGCTACAAATTAATTAATTGGATTGTATTTCTAATTTTCCTTGAAGCAATAACAGGTATTTTAATGTATTATGCAGAAATTCCTATTGGTACTCAAGCTATACATTTAATGGCAGGTGCTTTATTATTTGGGATGCAGTTTTATTTATGGCTACAGAGCAGAAAAACGATTAAGCGTTAGCAGTTAGCAGTTAGGAGAAAATCATGCAAAAAACCCTCTTTTTCGCACCAAAACACTGAATACTGAATACTGAATACTAAGGATGTGCATTCACCCAAACTTCACCATCAGAAAAGTATTCTTTTTTCCAAATAGGCACAGTTTCTTTTAAAGTATCTATTGCAAATTCACAGGCTAAAAACGCTGCTTTTCTATGCTTAGAGGATGCTGTAATAATTACTGGAATTTCTCCTATTTGCAACATACCTTCTGCATGATGTATAGCGATTTTATGGATTTCAAATTTAGCTAAAGCTGCATCTGCAATTTTCTGCATTTCTTTTACAGCCATGGGTTTGTATGTAGAAAAATCTAGCTGTTTTACTTCTTTACCTTCTGTATCATTTCTAACAGTTCCAATAAATGCAGTTATTCCTCCACAAATAGCATCTTCTACAAAAGCATAACATTCTTGTAGATTTAATTTATCTGCAGTAATTTTAATTGAAGTTCTTTGCATACATCAACAAAAATAATAATTCGCAATGTATCTTTGTCATCAAATGAGAAATAGTTAAAAAATGAAAACAGCATTTAGAATAATAAGCTTTTTAGAAGGAGTGTCTTATTTATTGTTACTTTTTGTAGCTACACCTATAAAATATTTACAAGGTGATGCTTCTTACGTGAAACTTTTAGGTATGCCTCATGGAATTTTATTTATGCTCTACATTGTGCTAGCTGTTGTAATTCAGAAACAAATTAATTGGAATACAAAAACTTTAGGCATTGTATTGTTGTGCTCTATAATTCCTTTCGGAACCTTTTATGTAGATAAAAAATATTTGCGATAATTAACCTCCACTAACAGGTGGAATTACAGCAACAACATCATTAGGTTTTAAAAGAAAATCGTCTGTTGCGTAAGCTTCATTAACGGCTAATGCATAGGTTTTAATATTCTCTAAAGCTGGATAAACTTCTAGTAAATGCCTTCTAAATTCAGCTATTGAAATTGTTTTATCTAAAGTTAAATCTACTTTATTTTCTGTTACTAAATCAGATGAAATTCCAAAAAATAGCACTGTTATATTCATGCAGTAAAGATATTAAAACAAACTAATTCTAAAGACCAAACCACTTTCTTTTACATCTCCATATTGGGCATTTACATAGGCTACTCTTAAAAATCTGTATTTACCAAAACCTAAATTATCTAAACCTACTGAGTATTCTGTGTACGGTTTTTTATCTGCCATAAATAAAGCTTTACCTCCAGCAACCAAATGAAAATTAAGTTTATTAAACAACGGAATTTTACCCAAAACAGAACCTTTAAAATTATGTTCTACATGCATTTCTGCATATTTATCATTGGTATAATATTGGTAATAATCTAGTAAATTAAAACTGTTTAACTCTCTATCTATAGGAAAAATCAATTGATTTCCATTCGCCTGTAAATTATCCATAAAGGCTATATCTTTTGGTTTTACAAAAGCAGCTGCTCTTAAATTATAGGCAAACTTACCAAAGTTACCAGCATTAATATTTTGTCTAACATTTGCTATAAATAAATCTGAATTTAAAGCATCATTATCTGCGCCAAAACGCTTAATATAATTTAATGATACTGTTGGGTATTTATTATTACCCTGATTTACTTTACGATCTGGGTAGCTCAAATATTTCTGACCGAAAACAAAAGTTGTTCCTAAGTTTAAAGTAGCAATATTATGCTCTGTAAATGCTGGGTTTACAAAATCTGTCGGGTCTAAAGGATTGTTAGAAGTATATCCATTTGTTCCTGGCTTTGCAAAAGAATAATCTGTAGTATTAAACAACGGAGTTCTTT contains the following coding sequences:
- a CDS encoding ribonucleoside-diphosphate reductase subunit alpha; amino-acid sequence: MYVVKRDGKKEPVMFDKITARVKKMCYGLNKIVDPVKVAMRVIEGLYDGVTTSELDNLAAETAATMTTAHPDYAKLAARIAVSNLHKNTKKSFSETMDDLYFYVNPRTEKKAPLLADDVYEIIKANAEKLDSTIIYNRDFNYDYFGFKTLERSYLLKLNGQIAERPQHMLMRVSIGIHKNDIDEAIATYELMSKKYFTHATPTLFNSGTPKPQMSSCFLLQMQDDSIEGIYDTLKQTAKISQSAGGIGLSLHNIRATGSYIAGTNGTSNGIVPMLRVFNDTARYVDQGGGKRKGSFAMYLEPWHADIFDFLDLKKNHGKEEMRARDLFYAMWISDLFMKRVQEDGEWTLMCPHECPHLYDTYGEEFERLYTSYEAAGKGRKTIKARELWEKILESQIETGTPYMLYKDAVNRKTNQKNLGTIRSSNLCTEIMEYTAKDEVAVCNLASIALPMFVSERENGEKYFNHKKLFDVTKKVTRNLDTVIDANFYPVKEAENSNFRHRPVGLGIQGLADTFINLRLPFTSDEAKKLNQDIFETMYYAAVTSSMEIAKAKEPYSTFKGSPMSEGEFQFNMWGVNDNELSGNWDWDKLRKNVMKYGVRNSLLVAPMPTASTSQILGNNEAFEPYTSNIYTRRVLSGEFIVVNKHLLEDLVELGLWDNDMKESIMRANGSIQHIEEIPSELRELYKTVWEMSMKDIIDMARHRGYFIDQSQSLNLFLKDPDYGKLTSMHFYAWKSGLKTGMYYLRTKSAVNAIQFTVSKEKKAEVIEEEKPMTPAEFKAMVDASKGAGPDDDCLMCGS
- a CDS encoding ribonucleotide-diphosphate reductase subunit beta, whose product is MSKQEPILQPNDNRFVIFPIQHNDLWEWYKKQQACFWTAEEIDLHSDLVDWTTKLTDDERYFIKHILAFFAASDGIVNENLAENFVNEVQYSEAKFFYGFQIMMENIHSETYSLLIDTYVKDEVEKDRLFRAIEVFPAIKKKADWALKWIESESFAERLIAFAAVEGIFFSGAFCSIFWLKKRGLLPGLTFSNELISRDEGMHCDFAVHLHNNHIVNRVPKDRIKEIIVDALDIEREFVTESLPVSLIGMNAKLMTQYLEFVTDRLLLEFGCEKVYDVTNPFDFMEMISLEGKTNFFEKRVSEYQKAGVKSGGTGSISFDSDF
- a CDS encoding cold-shock protein, which encodes MKNGTVKFFNESKGFGFVIEDGSKTEYFVHVSGLIDEIREGDAVEFDLKEGRKGLNAVDVRVI
- a CDS encoding heme A synthase: MKKRFPQIVQIAIISLYLIFLAGSIVRMTGSGMGCPDWPKCFGYYIPPTSEEQITWKPNTEFKEGFIIIKDEVLFVAEKDLTTSNEFDADNWSEYTKHDYNIFNVYHTWTEYINRLVSVLAGFVFLFLIYGSTKYWKENKTITFLSFGAFFLMLFEAWLGKTVIESNLTPTIITIHMVVGLIIIALLLNLKYIISDQKTYPYNSLFNKLLIVSVIFSLIQIAMGTQVRQFIDEQVKLFGFENKNHSLMNPSFKFYFHRSFTIAIVLVNFGLFYINQIKKLGYKLINWIVFLIFLEAITGILMYYAEIPIGTQAIHLMAGALLFGMQFYLWLQSRKTIKR
- a CDS encoding molybdenum cofactor biosynthesis protein MoaE translates to MQRTSIKITADKLNLQECYAFVEDAICGGITAFIGTVRNDTEGKEVKQLDFSTYKPMAVKEMQKIADAALAKFEIHKIAIHHAEGMLQIGEIPVIITASSKHRKAAFLACEFAIDTLKETVPIWKKEYFSDGEVWVNAHP
- a CDS encoding DUF3817 domain-containing protein, which translates into the protein MKTAFRIISFLEGVSYLLLLFVATPIKYLQGDASYVKLLGMPHGILFMLYIVLAVVIQKQINWNTKTLGIVLLCSIIPFGTFYVDKKYLR
- a CDS encoding MoaD/ThiS family protein, translating into MNITVLFFGISSDLVTENKVDLTLDKTISIAEFRRHLLEVYPALENIKTYALAVNEAYATDDFLLKPNDVVAVIPPVSGG